A stretch of Oryza brachyantha chromosome 4, ObraRS2, whole genome shotgun sequence DNA encodes these proteins:
- the LOC102701263 gene encoding protein SDA1 homolog, producing the protein MPRQHAPAFTPEAASASATGGAGERQSLPALQAKMKRDPEGYEEELRQLRRHFESSVFLFRQQAALASTSSSSGGGGEVAKELGDLALFLAHVAPFYPEDLADLPDQIGGLLDTNARALPSGLRVHLVQALILLVNRKIVDLEDTMELFLELQVIGDRAVKKLAFSHIVHSIRRMNQTHKNEARNRKLQNILFTFLQGEEESRAKRAFTILCDLHRRRVWFDDRTANAICNASFHVSSRIMIAAISFLLGYENVEQEDDSDASSSEDEAQNPQIILSKEDVYKANHKGTSATKKKKKAKLQRVIRSMKRQQRKSTEETGSNYYSPLTYLKDPQGFAEKLFSRLQKCNERFEVRMMMLKVIARTIGLHHLVLLNFYPYLQRYVQPHQRDVTTLLAAAVQACHDMVPPDAVEPLFKQIVNQFVHDRSRPEAIAVGLNVVREICMRIPLLMNEDLLQDLVLYKKSHEKAVSIAARSLITLFREICPSLLVKKDRGRPIDPKARPKAFGEATIATDVPGAELLDEDFSSEGEDSDDESEAFDSNDEKELKSAPGTKMEDLSEANKLDTDEGMKEEDQLSGDEDDTEEVDEDQDISDNDSEDDDELEHDSDLDEENDVSDDDEELNENLSDSDEGSDQDGGSDQDDKSKDSSCKANKRKLSDYIGQLNAADASLRALKKLAGVKKAESSCDEAGKILSDEDFKRIKELKARKEAKLALAQHGLSKGSDTKSVTFKMPSSDQLSMKRVDPSKLEAHIKRKLTKEERLEMVKAGREDRGKYQARTAVKQKKTGGLSNRQKQHKKRMPLAASRAKAARSRQEKKEKQKRSGKQFRGRKAWK; encoded by the exons ATGCCTCGTCAGCACGCGCCGGCGTTCAcgccggaggcggcgtcggcctcgGCCACAGGCGGGGCCGGGGAGCGTCAGAGCCTGCCGGCGCTGCAGGCGAAGATGAAGCGCGACCCGGAGGGGTAcgaggaggagctgcggcaGCTCCGGCGCCACTTCGAGTCCTCGGTGTTCCTCTTCCGGCAGCAGGCGGCGCTGGCCTCcacgtcgtcctcctcgggcggcggaggggaggtggcgaagGAGCTCGGCGACCTCGCGCTGTTCCTCGCCCACGTGGCGCCGTTCTACCCGGAggacctcgccgacctgcccGATCAGATTGGGGGGCTGCTTGACACCAACGCGCGCGCGCTGCCGTCCGGGCTCCGTGTGCACCTCGTGCAGGCGCTGATACTACTTGTGAATCGGAAG aTTGTTGATCTGGAGGACACAATGGAATTATTTCTGGAGCTTCAAGTTATCGGGGACCGGGCTGTCAAAAAACTAGCATTTTCACATATTGTACACAGTATCAGGAGAATGAATCAGACCCACAAGAATGAGGCCAGGAACCGTAAACTGCAAAACATCCTTTTTACGTTTTTACAG GGCGAGGAAGAGTCGAGAGCAAAGAGGGCCTTTACTATTCTGTGTGATCTTCACCGTCGGAGGGTCTGGTTTGATGACCGGACAGCAAATGCTATATGCAATGCCTCTTTCCATGTTTCTTCGAG AATTATGATAGCTGCTATTTCATTCCTGCTTGGGTATGAAAACGTTGAGCAAGAAGATGATAGTGATGCATCGAGCAGTGAGGATGAAGCTCAAAACCCTCAGATTATTCTTAGTAAAGAGGATGTTTACAag GCAAATCACAAGGGCACTTCTGCTactaagaaaaagaagaaagctAAATTGCAGCGTGTGATTCGTAGTATGAAAAGGCAACAACGTAAATCCACTGAGGAGACTGGCTCCAATTATTATTCACCACTGACGTATTTAAAGGATCCTCAG GGTTTTGCTGAGAAACTCTTCTCTCGGCTGCAGAAATGCAATGAGCGGTTTGAG GTAAGGATGATGATGTTAAAGGTTATAGCGAGGACTATTGGGTTGCATCACTTGGTTTTGTTGAACTTCTATCCATATCTTCAAAGATACGTTCAA CCTCATCAACGAGATGTAACAACTTTGCTTGCTGCAGCAGTACAGGCTTGCCATGATATG GTGCCTCCTGATGCTGTTGAACCACTTTTTAAGCAGATAGTAAATCAGTTTGTGCATGATCGCTCTCGCCCAGAG GCTATTGCTGTTGGCTTGAATGTTGTGCGAGAGATCTGCATGAGAATACCTTTG TTGATGAATGAAGATCTACTCCAGGATCTTGTTTTATACAAAAAGTCCCACGAAAAAGCTGTTTCCATCGCTGCTCGTTCTCTGATCACTTTATTCCGGGAG ATCTGTCCTTCTCTTCTAGTCAAGAAAGATCGTGGGCGTCCTATTGATCCAAAAGCTCGGCCAAAAGCATTCGGGGAAGCAACTATTGCTACTGACGTGCCTGGAGCTGAGTTGCTAGATGAGGACTTTTCATCGGAAGGGGAAGACTCAGACGATGAGTCTGAGGCTTTTGATTCTAATGATGAGAAAGAGTTAAAATCTGCCCCTGGTACTAAAATGGAGGATTTATCTGAAGCAAACAAGCTTGACACAGATGAAGGTATGAAAGAGGAAGATCAACTATCTGGGGATGAAGATGATACAGAGGAAGTAGATGAAGATCAAGACATCTCTGACAATGATagtgaagatgatgatgagctAGAACACGACTCTGATCTGGATGAGGAGAATGATGTATCTGACGATGATGAGGAACTCAATGAAAACCTAAGTGATTCTGATGAAGGCTCTGACCAGGACGGCGGCAGTGACCAGGATGATAAATCAAAAGACAGCAGTTGTAAGGCGAATAAGAGGAAGTTAAGTGATTATATTGGGCAGCTTAATGCCGCAGATGCAAGCCTTCGAGCCCTGAAGAAGTTAGCAGGAGTCAAGAAGGCTGAATCTTCGTGCGATGAAGCTGGTAAAATTTTATCTGATGAAGACTTTAAGCGTATCAAGGAGCTCAAg GCGAGAAAGGAAGCAAAACTGGCTCTGGCACAACATGGACTAAGCAAGGGCAGTGACACAAAATCAGTAACCTTCAAAATGCCTTCATCTGACCAGCTTAGTATGAAACGGGTTGACCCATCTAAGCTTGAG GCTCACATCAAGAGAAAGCTTACGAAAGAGGAAAGGCTAGAAATGGTGAAAGCTGGAAGAGAGGATAGAGGAAAATACCAAGCAAGAACAGCTGTGAAACAGAAAAAG ACTGGTGGCCTGAGCAATAGGCAGAAACAACACAAGAAGAGAATGCCTCTCGCTGCAAGCAGAGCAAAGGCAGCACGTTCTCGAcaggagaagaaagaaaagcaaaagcGCTCGGGAAAGCAATTCAGAGGACGGAAGGCGTGGAAATGA
- the LOC102716961 gene encoding uncharacterized protein LOC102716961 → MSSELEKKTVCVTGGNGYVASLLIKMLLEKGYAVQTTVRDPNNEEKVSRFRDLEKLGPLKVFGANLEDEGSFDEAVAGCEFAFLVAAPMYDKSHKSDDLEKEIVQGGVQGTLNVLRSCARAGTVKRVVLTSSTAAVSSRPLEGDGHVLDESSWSDVEYLRSNKKLSPTQAYSISKVLSEREATRFAEENGLSLVTLVPVVAVGASPAVRVDTSVPACLSLITGDEEMMTILKGIEKASGWSMPLVHIEDVCRAEVFVAEKESAAGRYICGGLNTTVTEIAHFLEAKYPQYNVRCDCIEDHHPLKPTIFLSSEKLTGEGFEFKFKTLDEMYDDLIAYGKALGLVSNCPILFCIVVYGHSHSTIVIHTSLRRSPCYVDRGDGSSSNRAKHARIKCACSFLWGFDLVGEGIQACELLCYEMPAMSAVERKTACVTGGSGYIASALIKMLLQKGYAVKTTVRNPDNREENSHFEELQELGPLKVLRADLEEEGSFDEAVAGCEYAFLVAAPVNLKAQNPEKEVLEAGVRGTLNVMRSCVKAGTVRRVVLTSSAAAVSGRPLQGVGDIVLDESSWSDIEYLKSGNKMDPGQAYAISKVVSEKEASKLAEENGISLVAVCPVATVGAAPAPVASASVANVLSLLSGDEDCINTMKLIDRGSGGIKLVHVDDLCRAEIFVAEKASPAARYICCSLNTTIVQIARSLASNYPQYNVNSDALGDVPEEPTILLSSEKLTGEGFEFMYKTLDEMYDDAFIEYGRALGVLPY, encoded by the exons ATGTCGTCGGAGCTTGAGAAGAAGACGGTGTGCGTGACCGGCGGGAACGGGTACGTTGCTTCATTGCTCATCAAGATGCTGCTGGAGAAGGGATACGCCGTGCAGACGACTGTCAGAGACCCCA ACAACGAGGAGAAGGTGTCCCGTTTCAGGGATTTGGAGAAACTTGGGCCCTTGAAGGTCTTCGGCGCCAACTTGGAGGACGAAGGCAGCTTCGACGAGGCGGTCGCCGGCTGCGAATTCGCcttcctcgtcgccgctccgatgTACGACAAGAGCCACAAGTCCGACGATCTTGAG AAAGAAATCGTCCAAGGCGGTGTCCAGGGCACTCTGAACGTGCTGAGGTCGTGCGCGAGAGCCGGCACGGTGAAGCGCGTGGTCCTGACGTCGTCGACGGCCGCCGTCTCCAGCCGGCCGCTGGAAGGCGACGGCCATGTCCTGGACGAGTCGTCCTGGTCCGACGTCGAGTACCTCAGGTCCAACAAGAAGCTGTCACCGACTCAG GCGTACTCGATCTCCAAGGTTCTTTCGGAGAGGGAGGCGACCAGGTTCGCGGAGGAGAACGGCCTCAGCCTGGTCACCCTcgtccccgtcgtcgccgtcggcgcgtcgccggcggtgagggTCGACACCAGCGTCCCCGCTTGCCTCTCGCTGATAACCG GCGACGAGGAGATGATGACCATCCTGAAGGGCATCGAGAAGGCGTCCGGCTGGTCGATGCCGCTCGTCCACATCGAGGACGTCTGCCGCGCCGAGGTTTTCGTCGCCGAGAaggagtcggcggcggggaggtaCATCTGCGGCGGCCTCAACACCACCGTCACCGAGATCGCCCACTTCCTGGAAGCCAAGTACCCGCAGTACAACGTCAGATGCGATTG CATCGAGGATCATCACCCCCTGAAGCCGACCATCTTCCTCTCGTCGGAGAAGCTCACCGGTGAAGGGTTCGAGTTCAAGTTCAAGACCCTGGACGAGATGTACGACGACCTCATCGCGTACGGCAAGGCCCTGGGGTTGGTGTCCAACTG TCCTATCCTTTTTTGCATCGTTGTCTATGGCCACTCCCATTCCACCATTGTCATCCATACCTCTCTGCGACGATCTCCTTGCTACGTAGATCGAGGTGATGGCAGTAGCTCGAACAGAGCAAAGCATGCGAGGATCAAG TGCGCTTGCTCGTTTCTTTGGGGGTTCGATTTGGTGGGCGAGGGAATCCAAGCTTGTGAACTCCTCTGCTACGAGATGCCGGCGATGTCGGCGGTCGAGAGGAAGACGGCGTGCGtgaccggcggcagcgggtaCATCGCTTCTGCGCTCATCAAGATGCTGCTGCAGAAGGGATACGCTGTCAAGACGACAGTCAGAAACCCCG ATAATAGGGAGGAGAATTCTCATTTTGAGGAATTGCAAGAACTTGGCCCCTTGAAGGTTCTCCGCGCCGACTTGGAAGAAGAAGGCAGCTTCGACGAAGCAGTTGCCGGCTGCGAGTACGCcttcctcgtcgccgctccggtGAACCTGAAGGCACAGAATCCTGAG AAGGAAGTCCTGGAAGCCGGTGTCCGAGGCACTTTGAACGTGATGAGGTCGTGCGTGAAAGCGGGCACAGTGAGGCGCGTGGTCCTGACATcgtcggcggccgccgtctccggcAGACCGCTGCAAGGTGTCGGCGATATCGTCCTGGACGAGTCGTCCTGGTCAGACATTGAGTACCTCAAGTCAGGCAACAAGATGGATCCTGGTCAG GCGTACGCGATCTCCAAGGTGGTTTCGGAGAAGGAAGCGAGCAAGCTAGCGGAGGAGAATGGCATCAGCCTGGTCGCGGTGTGCCCGGTTGCCACCGTCGGTGCAGCGCCTGCGCCGGTGGCCAGCGCGAGCGTTGCCAATGTCCTCTCCCTCTTGTCCG GCGACGAGGATTGCATCAACACCATGAAACTCATAGACAGGGGCTCCGGCGGGATAAAGCTGGTTCACGTCGACGACCTCTGCCGCGCCGAGATATTCGTCGCCGAGaaggcgtcgccggcggcgaggtacATCTGCTGCAGCCTCAACACCACCATCGTGCAGATCGCCCGTTCCCTCGCCTCCAATTACCCGCAGTACAACGTCAACAGCGACGC ccttGGCGACGTCCCCGAGGAGCCGACGATCCTCCTCTCGTCGGAGAAGCTGACCGGGGAAGGGTTCGAGTTCATGTACAAGACGCTGGATGAGATGTACGACGACGCGTTCATCGAGTACGGCAGGGCACTCGGGGTTCTGCCCTACTGA
- the LOC102700989 gene encoding kinesin-like protein KIN-14H, whose amino-acid sequence MASSVTPRGPYLKKENLGNARRGMVGVKPGPRRNVLSAINNGGGANSDTASVDGGEGGAGSVAPVIEFTGREDVERLLAEKMKGKSKTDFKGRAEQMSDYIKKLRACIRWYIELEDDYLAEQEKLRSTMDAENAQHAELEAQLSSDLEELKSAHLELTRRCDSLEESLNQEKADRLFAVESYEKEKQERESAETSRDLLTVDLERVSHEAKRFSEQLKMVQDTNKRLQEYNTSLQQYNSNLQADASKSGDIISKLQKEKSAMMETMASLKDFNNSMKSQLDSSKTSQQEAIRLKEEFRKEVECLRIELQQIRDDRDQSVAQVNTLSVELANYKELAGKSTKECESLSVKVSAFEETCNAQKEQIQTLQKQLTVATEKLKLADVTVIEAMTGYQEQKVKIKDLEERLASAEFQIVEADKLRKKLHNTILELKGNIRVFCRVRPLLQDSDSSGAEEALISYPTSVESAGRGIDLMNQGQRFSFSYDKVFDHGASQEEVFVEMSQLVQSALDGYKVCIFAYGQTGSGKTYTMMGQPGRDQKGIIPRSLEQIFKTSQSLESQGWKYSMQASMLEIYNETIRDLLAPGRSNNFEMSASKQYTIKHDPQGNTTVTELTVADVFSSADVTSLLAKASQSRSVGRTQMNEQSSRSHFVFTLKISGSNENTGQQVQGVLNLIDLAGSERLAKSGSTGDRLKETQAINKSLSALSDVIFAIAKGDDHVPFRNSKLTYLLQPCLGGDSKTLMFVNVSPEASSVGETICSLRFASRVNACEIGIPRRHTQARSFDSRLSYG is encoded by the exons ATGGCCTCCTCCGTCACGCCCCGTGGCCCTTACCTG AAGAAGGAGAATTtggggaacgcgcggcgcgggaTGGTGGGGGTCAAGCCGGGGCCGCGCCGCAACGTGCTGTCGGCAATcaacaacggcggcggcgcgaacaGCGATACAGCGTCGGTCGACGGTGGCGAGGGCGGGGCCGGGTCGGTGGCGCCCGTGATCGAGTTCACCGGGAGGGAGGATGTAGAGCGGCTGCTCGCCGAGAAGATGAAGGGGAAGAGCAAGACCGACTTCAAG GGGAGAGCTGAGCAGATGAGCGATTACATCAAGAAGCTGAGAGCTTGCATCCGATGGTATATTGAGCTGGAGGACGACTACTTGGCCGAGCAGGAGAAGCTCCGTAGTACGATGGATGCAGAGAATGCCCAGCACGCCGAGTTGG AGGCCCAGCTCAGCAGTGATCTTGAAGAGCTGAAATCTGCTCACTTGGAATTGACGAGACGGTGCGATTCCTTGGAGGAGAGCTTGAACCAGGAGAAGGCTGACAGGCTG TTTGCTGTGGAGTCTTATGAGAAGGAGAAGCAGGAAAGAGAATCAGCTGAAACGTCACGAGACTTGCTGACGGTAGACCTGGAAAGGGTCAGTCACGAGGCAAAACGGTTCAGTGAGCAA CTAAAAATGGTCCAAGACACGAACAAGAGACTGCAAGAGTACAACACTAGCTTGCAGCAATACAACAGTAATCTTCAAGCTGATGCCTCTAAGAGTGGGGACATCATCtcaaaactgcaaaaggaGAAGAGTGCCATGATGGAAACAATGGCTTCTCTCAAAGATTTTAACAATTCAATGAAGAGCCAGTTGGATTCTTCCAAG acaTCTCAGCAAGAGGCTATTAGACTAAAAGAAGAATTCAGGAAAGAAGTGGAGTGCCTTAGAATTGAGTTACAGCAAATTAGGGATGACCGTGATCAGTCTGTTGCTCAAGTAAATACCTTAAGTGTTGAACTCGCTAATTACAAGGAACTAGCAGGAAAGTCTACAAAAGAATGTGAAAGCTTGAGTGTGAAAGTGTCAGCCTTTGAG GAAACATGCAATGCACAGAAAGAACAGATTCAAACTTTGCAGAAACAACTTACAGTTGCAACAGAGAAACTGAAG CTTGCTGATGTTACTGTGATTGAGGCAATGACTGGATATCAAGAACAAAAGGTCAAAATAAAAGATCTGGAAGAACGCTTGGCATCTGCGGAATTTCAAATTGTTGAAGCTGACAAATTACGAAAGAAACTGCATAATACAATACTG GAACTGAAAGGGAACATCAGAGTGTTTTGTAGGGTCCGACCGCTTTTGCAAGACAGTGATTCTAGTGGTGCAGAAGAAGCCCTGATTTCATACCCCACATCAGTTGAATCTGCAGGGCGTGGTATTGATTTGATGAACCAAG GTCAGAGATTTTCCTTCTCATATGATAAAGTTTTTGACCATGGTGCTTCACAAGAAGAAGTGTTTGTGGAAATGTCGCAGCTAGTTCAAAGTGCGCTCGATGGGTACAAG GTATGTATATTTGCATACGGTCAAACAGGGTCTGGTAAAACCTATACAATGATGGGCCAACCAGGTCGTGACCAGAAAGGCATCATTCCTCGCTCTTTGGAGCAAATTTTTAAGACTAGTCAATCTCTTGAATCTCAAGGATGGAAGTATAGTATGCAG GCATCGATGTTGGAAATATATAATGAGACAATTCGTGATTTGTTAGCTCCTGGTCGGTCTAACAACTTTGAAATGTCTGCCTCCAAGCAATACACCATAAAACATGATCCACAAGGGAACACTACTGTCACTGAACTTACTGTAGCTGACGTTTTTAGTAGCGCTGACGTAACTTCTCTTTTAGCAAAAGCATCCCAAAGCAG GTCTGTGGGTAGGACCCAAATGAATGAACAATCTTCTCGGAGTCATTTTGTTTTCACACTGAAGATATCTGGATCAAATGAG AACACTGGGCAACAAGTACAAGGTGTCCTTAACTTGATTGATTTAGCTGGCAGTGAACGCCTTGCTAAAAGTGGCTCCACAGGCGACCGTTTGAAGGAAACTCAG GCAATCAATAAGAGCTTGTCAGCTCTTAGCGATGTTATCTTTGCGATTGCGAAAGGAGACGACCATGTGCCCTTCAGGAACTCAAAACTAACGTACCTTTTGCAG CCCTGCCTTGGAGGTGATTCAAAAACGTTGATGTTTGTCAACGTTTCTCCGGAGGCATCATCTGTTGGTGAGACGATTTGTTCGTTGAGGTTTGCTTCAAGGGTAAACGCTTGCGAAATCGGTATACCGAGGCGGCACACACAAGCCCGATCCTTCGATTCCAGGCTGAGCTATGGCTGA